From a region of the Mycolicibacterium sp. MU0050 genome:
- a CDS encoding ABC transporter permease: MANKEAVQGPERWTVGLGRLKNASGAFQAIGGLFAMAADAVRFVFVRPFQWREFLEQSWFVARVSLAPTLLVAIPFTVLVSFTLNILLRELGAADLSGAGAAFGAVTQLGPMVTVLIVAGAGATAMCADLGSRTIREEIDAMEVLGINPVQRLVTPRMLASGLVALLLNSLVVIIGILGGYVFSVFIQDVNPGAFAAGITLLTGVPEVIISCVKAALFGLIAGLVACYRGLTITGGGAKAVGNAVNETVVYAFMALFVINVVVTAIGIQMTNN; this comes from the coding sequence GTGGCAAATAAAGAGGCGGTCCAGGGACCGGAACGGTGGACGGTGGGCCTCGGGCGATTGAAGAACGCCTCCGGGGCGTTCCAGGCAATCGGTGGTTTGTTTGCCATGGCTGCTGATGCGGTGCGGTTTGTGTTTGTGCGGCCGTTTCAGTGGCGGGAGTTTTTGGAGCAGTCGTGGTTTGTGGCGCGGGTGTCGTTGGCGCCGACGTTGTTGGTGGCGATTCCGTTCACGGTGTTGGTGTCGTTCACGTTGAATATTTTGTTGCGGGAGTTGGGGGCGGCGGATCTGTCGGGGGCGGGTGCGGCGTTTGGTGCGGTGACGCAGTTGGGTCCGATGGTGACGGTGTTGATCGTTGCTGGTGCGGGGGCCACGGCGATGTGTGCGGATTTGGGGTCGCGGACGATCCGGGAGGAGATCGACGCGATGGAGGTGTTGGGGATCAATCCGGTGCAGCGGTTGGTGACGCCGCGGATGTTGGCTTCGGGTTTGGTGGCGCTGTTGCTCAACAGTTTGGTGGTGATCATCGGAATCCTTGGGGGGTATGTGTTTTCGGTGTTCATCCAGGATGTGAATCCGGGGGCGTTCGCGGCGGGGATCACGTTGTTGACCGGGGTGCCGGAGGTGATCATCTCGTGTGTGAAGGCGGCGTTGTTCGGGTTGATCGCGGGGTTGGTGGCCTGTTATCGGGGGTTGACGATCACCGGGGGTGGGGCCAAGGCGGTGGGTAATGCGGTCAACGAGACGGTGGTGTATGCGTTCATGGCGTTGTTCGTGATCAATGTGGTGGTCACTGCCATCGGTATCCAGATGACGAACAACTAG
- a CDS encoding MlaE family ABC transporter permease — MGTSTLLRQRFPRLVSQAGRPVELFSRIGDHILFYGRAVAGVPHATLHFRKEIVRLIAEISMGAGTLAMIGGTVVIVGFLTLATGGVLAIQGYSSLGNIGIEALTGFLSAFINVRIAAPIVAGIGLAATFGAGVTAQLGAMRINEEIDALESMGIPPIEYLVSTRIIAGMTAITPLYAIAVIMSFVAAQFTTVVLLGQSGGLYDHYFYTFLNPIDLLWSFLQAILMAITILLIHTYFGYFAAGGPAGVGAAVGNAVRTSLVAVVSVTLLVSLSIYGSNGNFNLSG, encoded by the coding sequence ATGGGTACTTCGACGTTGTTGCGGCAGCGGTTTCCGCGGTTGGTCAGTCAGGCCGGTCGGCCGGTGGAGTTGTTCTCCCGGATCGGTGATCACATTTTGTTCTATGGGCGTGCGGTGGCCGGCGTGCCGCATGCGACGTTGCATTTCCGCAAGGAGATCGTGCGGTTGATCGCGGAGATCTCGATGGGGGCCGGGACGCTGGCGATGATCGGCGGCACGGTGGTCATCGTCGGGTTTTTGACGTTGGCCACCGGTGGGGTGTTGGCGATTCAGGGTTACAGCTCGTTGGGCAATATCGGCATCGAGGCGTTGACGGGGTTTTTGTCGGCGTTCATCAATGTGCGGATCGCGGCGCCGATTGTGGCCGGGATCGGGTTGGCCGCGACGTTCGGTGCGGGGGTGACCGCGCAGTTGGGGGCGATGCGGATCAATGAGGAGATCGATGCGTTGGAGTCGATGGGGATTCCGCCGATCGAGTATCTGGTGTCCACCCGGATCATTGCGGGGATGACGGCGATCACGCCGTTGTATGCGATTGCGGTGATCATGTCGTTTGTGGCGGCGCAGTTCACCACGGTGGTGTTGTTGGGCCAATCCGGCGGGTTGTATGACCATTACTTCTATACGTTTTTGAATCCGATCGATTTGTTGTGGTCGTTCCTGCAGGCGATTTTGATGGCGATCACGATCTTGTTGATCCACACCTACTTCGGTTACTTCGCCGCCGGTGGGCCGGCCGGGGTCGGCGCCGCGGTCGGTAACGCGGTACGCACCTCCCTGGTCGCCGTCGTCAGCGTGACCCTGCTGGTCTCACTGTCCATCTACGGCTCCAACGGCAACTTCAACCTCAGCGGATAG
- a CDS encoding MCE family protein, whose translation MTDNVERGRAWTRPVAGGLAVVAIIGVIALAVALFQGSFTKTVPVTLISDRAGLVMNADAKVKMNGVQVGKVAAIETRPDGTAELRLAMDPSQLRLIPANVTADIESTTVFGAKFVNLKAPENPSSQKMEAGQVLRGDHVTVEINTVFQQLTRVLDKIDPVKLNETLGAMSAAFGGRGEKFGQTVSDFEALLEKLEPSLDNLARDTEATAVVADAYADAAPDLMRTVENTIRVSDSIVDEQQNLDAFLVSMIGLADIGNDVVGGNRAALSETLRLLVPTTDLTNEYAAGLNCALGGMATLSKQPPAADPGIAVNVAFVMHIDRYRYPSSLPKVAAKGGPHCMGLPDIGFGNKAPYLVTDTNSNPWQYGNQGILLNSDGLKQMLFGPLDGPPRNTAQIGHPG comes from the coding sequence GTGACAGACAATGTCGAACGCGGCAGGGCCTGGACTCGGCCCGTCGCCGGCGGGCTGGCGGTCGTCGCGATCATCGGCGTCATCGCCCTGGCGGTCGCCCTGTTTCAGGGCAGCTTCACCAAAACCGTCCCGGTGACCCTGATCTCGGATCGCGCCGGTCTGGTGATGAACGCCGACGCCAAGGTCAAGATGAACGGCGTGCAGGTCGGCAAGGTGGCCGCCATCGAGACCCGCCCCGACGGCACCGCCGAACTGCGCCTGGCCATGGATCCGAGCCAGCTGCGGCTGATCCCGGCCAACGTCACCGCCGACATCGAATCCACCACGGTCTTCGGCGCCAAGTTCGTCAACCTCAAGGCGCCCGAGAATCCCTCGTCGCAGAAGATGGAAGCCGGTCAGGTGCTGCGCGGCGACCACGTCACCGTCGAGATCAACACCGTCTTCCAGCAGCTGACCCGGGTGCTCGACAAGATCGACCCGGTCAAGCTGAACGAGACCCTCGGCGCGATGTCCGCGGCGTTCGGTGGTCGCGGCGAGAAGTTCGGTCAGACCGTCTCCGACTTCGAGGCGCTGCTGGAGAAGCTGGAACCGAGCCTGGACAACCTGGCCCGGGACACCGAGGCCACGGCCGTGGTGGCCGACGCCTACGCCGACGCCGCGCCGGACCTGATGCGCACGGTCGAGAACACGATCCGGGTCAGCGACAGCATCGTCGACGAGCAGCAGAACCTGGATGCGTTCCTGGTCAGCATGATCGGACTCGCCGACATCGGCAACGACGTCGTCGGCGGCAACCGTGCCGCGCTCAGCGAGACGCTGCGCCTGCTGGTCCCCACCACCGACCTCACCAACGAGTACGCCGCCGGCCTCAACTGCGCTCTCGGCGGCATGGCCACCTTGTCCAAGCAGCCGCCGGCCGCGGACCCGGGCATCGCGGTGAACGTGGCATTCGTCATGCACATCGACCGGTACCGGTACCCGTCGAGTCTGCCCAAGGTCGCGGCCAAGGGCGGGCCGCACTGCATGGGTCTGCCCGACATCGGCTTCGGTAACAAGGCGCCCTACCTGGTGACCGACACCAACTCGAACCCGTGGCAGTACGGCAACCAGGGCATCCTGCTCAACTCCGACGGCCTCAAGCAGATGCTGTTCGGACCGTTGGACGGACCGCCCCGCAACACCGCACAGATCGGACATCCGGGATGA
- a CDS encoding MCE family protein has protein sequence MTRTSSTMVKFGIFATIMVLLTGFLFMAFGEYRGGATTKYSAVFADASRLESGDSVRVAGVRVGTVDSVSLQPDRTVLVKFNAERHIKLTTGTQAAVRYLNLVGDRFMELVDSPGSTKILPAGSQIPEERTQSALDLDLLLGGLRPVIQGLNPQDVNALTSSLIQVLQGQGGTLESLLSKTSSFSTTLADNNEVVEQLIDNLNGVVETLAADGDKFSGSIDRLEQLISGLSEDRDPIGTAITSLDNGTASLASLLTEARPPLNASVDQLNILAPLLEAGSPNLDAALQKMPENYKKLRRLGAYGSWIMYYICGLSIRVTDLQGRTAVFPMIKQLSGRCAEP, from the coding sequence ATGACGCGAACCTCGAGCACGATGGTGAAGTTCGGCATCTTCGCCACGATCATGGTGCTGCTCACCGGATTCCTGTTCATGGCGTTCGGCGAGTACCGCGGTGGTGCCACCACGAAATACTCGGCGGTCTTCGCCGACGCGTCCCGGTTGGAGAGCGGCGACTCCGTCCGCGTCGCGGGTGTGCGGGTCGGCACCGTCGACTCGGTGTCGCTGCAGCCCGACCGCACGGTGCTGGTGAAGTTCAACGCCGAACGCCACATCAAGCTCACCACCGGCACCCAGGCCGCCGTGCGCTACCTGAACCTGGTCGGCGACCGGTTCATGGAACTCGTGGACAGTCCCGGATCGACCAAGATCCTGCCCGCCGGTTCGCAGATCCCCGAGGAGCGCACGCAATCCGCGCTGGACCTCGACCTGCTGCTCGGCGGCCTGCGGCCGGTGATCCAGGGCCTGAACCCGCAGGACGTCAACGCGCTGACGTCCTCGCTGATCCAGGTCCTGCAGGGCCAAGGCGGGACGCTGGAGTCGCTGCTGAGCAAGACGTCGTCGTTCTCGACCACCCTGGCCGACAACAACGAGGTGGTCGAGCAACTGATCGACAACCTCAACGGGGTGGTGGAGACGTTGGCCGCCGACGGTGACAAGTTCTCCGGCAGCATCGACCGCCTCGAGCAGCTGATCAGCGGGCTGTCGGAGGACCGCGATCCGATCGGCACAGCCATCACGTCGTTGGACAACGGCACCGCATCGCTGGCGAGCCTGCTGACCGAGGCGCGGCCGCCGCTGAACGCCAGCGTGGACCAGCTCAACATCCTGGCGCCGCTGCTGGAGGCCGGGTCCCCGAATCTCGATGCGGCACTGCAGAAGATGCCGGAGAACTACAAGAAGCTGCGGCGGCTGGGCGCCTACGGCAGTTGGATCATGTATTACATCTGCGGCCTCAGCATCCGGGTCACCGACCTGCAGGGCCGGACCGCAGTCTTCCCGATGATCAAACAACTGAGTGGAAGGTGCGCGGAGCCCTGA
- a CDS encoding MCE family protein — translation MLKYRESNLVRAGFLGAALIVLVIAVGLQPERLIQWAGSVRHQALFSEAGGIIVGNDVTVSGIKVGSVSAVELENGDALVTFTVDGRHPLGSQTTAHIRTGSLLGERVLTLESEGSDKLRPGTVIPVTRTSSPYSLTDALGELTTNTKGTDTATLNQSLDTLSATIDQLAPQLGPTFDGLSRLSRSINSRNENLADLLASAGDVTKVLGERSQQLNALILNANDLLGVLNDRREAIVDLLANTAAVSQQLSGLVADNEAELAPSLERLNVVMAMLEKNADNIGQALPGIAKFQVTQGETLANGPYYNAYVPNLAVAQTLQPFLDYSFGFRRGTNAGQPGDDAGPRAELPLPYNGIPGGTR, via the coding sequence ATGCTGAAGTACCGCGAATCAAACCTCGTTCGCGCGGGGTTCCTCGGCGCCGCACTGATCGTGCTGGTGATCGCCGTGGGATTGCAGCCCGAGCGCCTCATCCAGTGGGCCGGCTCGGTGCGCCACCAGGCGCTGTTCTCCGAGGCCGGCGGCATCATCGTCGGCAACGACGTGACCGTGTCCGGCATCAAGGTGGGCTCGGTGTCCGCCGTGGAGCTCGAGAACGGCGACGCCCTGGTGACTTTCACCGTGGACGGCAGGCACCCGTTGGGGTCGCAGACCACCGCGCACATCCGCACCGGCTCGCTGCTCGGCGAGCGGGTGCTGACGCTGGAGTCCGAGGGCAGCGACAAGCTGCGGCCCGGGACCGTCATCCCGGTGACGCGCACCTCCTCGCCGTATTCGCTGACCGACGCCCTGGGCGAGCTGACCACCAACACCAAGGGCACCGACACCGCAACGCTGAACCAGTCGCTGGATACGCTCTCGGCCACCATCGACCAGCTTGCCCCGCAACTGGGCCCCACCTTCGACGGGTTGTCCCGGCTGTCCCGGTCGATCAACAGCCGCAACGAAAACCTGGCGGATCTGCTCGCCAGCGCGGGCGACGTCACCAAGGTGCTGGGGGAGCGCAGCCAGCAACTGAATGCGTTGATCCTCAATGCCAACGACCTGCTGGGCGTCCTCAACGACCGGCGCGAGGCCATCGTCGATCTGCTGGCCAACACCGCAGCGGTGTCGCAGCAACTCAGCGGCCTGGTGGCCGACAACGAGGCCGAACTCGCACCGTCGCTGGAGCGGCTGAACGTGGTGATGGCCATGCTGGAGAAGAACGCCGACAACATCGGCCAGGCCCTGCCGGGCATCGCCAAGTTCCAGGTGACACAGGGCGAGACGTTGGCCAACGGCCCGTACTACAACGCCTACGTGCCGAACCTCGCGGTGGCCCAGACGCTGCAGCCGTTCCTGGATTACTCGTTCGGGTTCCGCCGCGGAACCAACGCCGGCCAGCCCGGGGATGACGCCGGACCGCGGGCCGAGTTGCCGTTGCCCTACAACGGGATCCCGGGAGGTACGCGCTGA
- a CDS encoding MCE family protein, whose product MQRKRLTGVAAIALAVVLVAGAAYVVRQQFFGSKTIEALFTSATGIYPGDEVRVSGVKVGTIEAIKPEGTQSRLVLKVDHDVDVPADAKAVIVAQNLVAARYVQLAPAYRGTGPTMADGTVIPLDATAVPVEWDEVKTQLMRLSTELGPQSGVDGTSVSRFIESAANAMDGNGAKLRETITQLSGVSRILAEGSGDIVDIITNLQTFMTALKNSNQQVVSFQNRLATLTSVVDGSRTDLDAALKHLSVAVVEVQRFVANSRDKTAEQIERLSNVTQNLVDHKIDLENILHVAPNAFANGYNIYNPDAGSPVGQFVLHNFSNPVEFICGAIGAVENTTAPETAKLCSQYLGPALRLLNFNNLPFPVAPYLMKSASPENLIYSEPGLAPGGGGGSPELPEAPPAISAYPRDVPPGPPPFTGRAPGVPPPGAQQMLPGAPPVVPPNVLANIGDVLNPAGVPPGPAPGPAPGAPLAAEAPAGPPPAEGMPPA is encoded by the coding sequence ATGCAACGCAAGCGTTTGACCGGCGTCGCGGCCATCGCGTTGGCCGTCGTGTTGGTGGCCGGCGCGGCCTACGTCGTACGGCAGCAGTTCTTCGGCTCGAAGACCATCGAGGCGTTGTTCACCTCGGCGACCGGCATCTACCCCGGGGACGAGGTCCGAGTGTCCGGGGTCAAGGTCGGCACCATCGAGGCGATCAAGCCCGAGGGCACCCAGAGCCGCCTGGTGCTCAAGGTCGATCACGACGTGGACGTGCCCGCGGACGCCAAGGCCGTGATCGTCGCGCAGAACCTCGTCGCGGCCCGCTATGTGCAACTGGCCCCCGCCTATCGCGGCACCGGTCCTACCATGGCGGACGGCACGGTGATCCCACTGGATGCCACCGCGGTCCCGGTGGAATGGGACGAGGTCAAGACGCAGCTGATGCGGCTGTCCACCGAACTGGGCCCGCAGAGCGGGGTCGACGGGACCTCGGTGTCGCGCTTCATCGAAAGTGCCGCCAACGCCATGGACGGCAACGGTGCCAAGCTGCGGGAGACCATCACCCAGCTGTCCGGCGTGTCCCGCATCCTCGCCGAGGGCAGCGGCGACATCGTCGATATCATCACCAACCTGCAGACCTTCATGACCGCCCTGAAGAACAGCAATCAGCAGGTGGTGTCGTTCCAGAATCGGTTGGCCACGCTGACCAGCGTGGTCGACGGGAGCCGCACGGATCTCGACGCCGCACTCAAGCACCTCTCGGTGGCGGTCGTGGAGGTGCAGCGGTTCGTCGCCAACAGCCGCGACAAGACGGCCGAGCAGATCGAACGGTTGTCCAACGTCACCCAGAACCTCGTCGACCACAAGATCGACCTGGAGAACATCCTGCACGTGGCGCCGAATGCGTTCGCCAACGGTTACAACATCTACAACCCGGACGCCGGTAGCCCGGTGGGGCAGTTCGTGTTGCACAACTTCTCCAACCCGGTCGAGTTCATCTGCGGCGCCATCGGCGCGGTGGAGAACACCACCGCCCCGGAGACCGCCAAGCTGTGCTCGCAGTACCTCGGGCCCGCGCTGCGGTTGCTGAACTTCAACAACCTGCCGTTCCCGGTCGCCCCGTACCTGATGAAGTCCGCGAGCCCGGAGAACCTCATCTACTCCGAGCCGGGCCTGGCGCCCGGCGGCGGGGGCGGCTCGCCCGAGCTCCCGGAGGCTCCACCGGCGATCTCGGCCTATCCGCGGGACGTGCCGCCCGGCCCGCCACCGTTCACCGGACGCGCCCCGGGCGTCCCGCCGCCGGGTGCCCAGCAGATGCTGCCGGGTGCACCCCCGGTGGTGCCGCCCAACGTGCTGGCCAACATCGGCGACGTGCTGAACCCGGCAGGTGTTCCGCCGGGGCCGGCACCGGGGCCCGCCCCCGGCGCACCGCTGGCCGCCGAAGCGCCGGCCGGACCGCCTCCGGCAGAAGGGATGCCGCCAGCATGA
- a CDS encoding MCE family protein, with translation MMGKRSIRMAIATAGCVALATSGCAFQGVNSLPLPGAVGRGADAKVYHVEIANVATLEPNSPVMINDVVVGSVRKMSVTDWHADIEFSVQPGVEVPANAVATIGQTSLLGSMHLALNPPVGEAPADPLPEGATIPLSDSSTYPTTEQTLASLAAVVTGGGLGQIGDVIHNFSTALNGRESDVRDLLTRLDTFVGTLDAQRDNIVASVESLNRLAGTFAGQRDTITQALDRIPPAIDVLIQQRPRLTTALQKLGTFSDTANQLANDSQADLVRNLKNLEPTLKALADIGPDLGEVLGYAPTFPYTQSFMDRGIRGDYYNLFATIDLTIPRLKRTLFLGTRWGDQDVQLVPAPGDPYYLNYTYDPLKTGATPPPPDAFPAMPEAEAPVALQQGPPPPIPPEVGPILPFTPPEPFQVPGAPVYLTAPPAKPGDPIFAGPFGAEPDSSAPTDGGG, from the coding sequence ATGATGGGCAAGAGATCCATTCGGATGGCGATCGCGACCGCGGGCTGCGTCGCGCTGGCCACCAGCGGATGCGCGTTCCAGGGCGTGAACTCGCTGCCGCTGCCGGGCGCTGTCGGCCGCGGTGCGGACGCGAAGGTCTACCACGTCGAGATCGCGAATGTGGCCACGCTGGAACCGAATTCGCCGGTGATGATCAACGATGTCGTGGTCGGCAGCGTGCGCAAGATGTCGGTGACCGACTGGCATGCCGACATCGAGTTCTCGGTGCAGCCCGGCGTCGAGGTGCCGGCCAACGCCGTGGCGACCATCGGCCAGACCAGCCTGCTCGGGTCGATGCACCTGGCGCTGAATCCGCCTGTCGGGGAGGCGCCCGCCGACCCGCTACCGGAGGGCGCGACGATCCCGCTGAGCGACTCGTCGACCTATCCCACCACCGAACAGACGCTGGCCTCGCTGGCGGCCGTGGTGACCGGCGGCGGCCTCGGCCAGATCGGCGACGTCATCCACAACTTCAGCACCGCGCTCAACGGCCGGGAAAGCGACGTCCGCGACCTGCTGACCCGGCTGGACACTTTCGTCGGCACGCTGGACGCCCAGCGGGACAACATCGTGGCCTCGGTGGAGTCGCTGAACCGGCTCGCAGGCACCTTCGCCGGTCAGCGCGACACCATCACGCAGGCGCTGGACCGGATTCCGCCCGCGATCGACGTCCTGATCCAGCAGCGGCCGCGGTTGACGACGGCCCTGCAAAAGCTCGGAACGTTCAGCGACACCGCCAACCAGCTGGCCAACGACTCGCAGGCCGACCTGGTGCGCAACCTGAAAAATCTGGAACCGACGCTCAAGGCGCTGGCCGACATCGGACCGGACCTGGGTGAGGTGCTCGGTTACGCCCCGACGTTCCCGTACACCCAGAGCTTCATGGACCGCGGCATCCGCGGCGACTACTACAACCTGTTCGCCACCATCGACCTGACGATTCCGCGGTTGAAGCGAACGCTGTTCCTCGGTACCCGGTGGGGCGACCAGGACGTCCAGTTGGTGCCGGCGCCGGGGGACCCGTACTACCTGAACTACACCTATGACCCGCTGAAGACGGGCGCGACGCCGCCGCCGCCGGACGCCTTCCCGGCGATGCCGGAGGCCGAAGCGCCGGTGGCCCTGCAACAGGGGCCGCCGCCGCCGATCCCGCCCGAGGTCGGACCCATCCTGCCGTTCACCCCGCCCGAGCCGTTCCAGGTGCCCGGCGCGCCGGTCTACCTGACGGCACCGCCCGCCAAGCCCGGAGACCCGATCTTCGCCGGACCCTTTGGCGCCGAACCGGACTCGTCCGCACCCACTGACGGAGGTGGCTGA